From Chryseobacterium sp. H1D6B, a single genomic window includes:
- a CDS encoding histidine kinase has protein sequence MKYNSQGLKDILVIDFLVEDRYRFWRHLAFLIFFFCLIYNARFWHSFTGDYQYYALFYVYTCLLVMAYINIYILVPFLFFKTHYISYIIVLVLLGTGGLNCIGYGFNHFFLQHRIGEFPKESNKGLYEGAMMCISIILTTTTVKLLQKWTKDNKRIAELNNLTLNMELNELRNQINPHFLFNMLNNVKALIRTDPEKATTVIIKLSEFLRYQLYENGEEKTLLTSEIDFLSNFLNLEKIRRENFIFEIKSDTDKRILNGVFIPPNLFTTFVENAVKHSVDISDKESYVKVNIEIEGQKLYFTCCNSRNPDYPVSNTNYSGLGLANIKRRLELLFNDTHHLEITSKEKEYIINLIIPV, from the coding sequence ATGAAATACAATTCACAAGGGTTGAAAGATATTTTGGTTATCGATTTTCTTGTAGAAGACCGATACAGGTTTTGGAGACATCTGGCCTTCCTGATCTTTTTTTTCTGTTTAATATATAATGCCAGATTCTGGCATAGCTTTACAGGTGATTATCAATATTACGCATTATTCTACGTCTATACGTGCCTGCTTGTAATGGCGTATATTAATATCTATATTTTGGTTCCATTTCTTTTTTTTAAAACACATTACATTTCCTATATAATTGTACTGGTGTTACTAGGTACCGGAGGGTTAAATTGTATAGGATACGGCTTCAATCATTTTTTTTTACAGCATAGAATCGGAGAATTTCCAAAAGAGAGTAATAAAGGACTTTATGAAGGGGCGATGATGTGTATTTCTATTATATTAACCACTACTACTGTAAAGCTTCTTCAGAAATGGACAAAGGACAATAAAAGAATTGCAGAACTTAATAATCTTACTTTGAATATGGAGCTGAACGAGCTCCGAAACCAGATCAATCCTCATTTTCTGTTTAATATGCTGAATAATGTAAAAGCCTTAATCAGAACTGATCCTGAAAAAGCAACTACGGTGATTATTAAGTTATCGGAATTTTTACGCTATCAGCTTTATGAAAACGGAGAAGAAAAAACGCTGCTGACCTCTGAAATAGATTTCTTATCCAATTTCCTTAATCTAGAGAAAATAAGAAGAGAAAATTTTATTTTTGAGATAAAAAGTGACACTGACAAACGGATATTAAACGGTGTTTTTATTCCCCCGAATTTATTTACCACTTTTGTAGAAAATGCAGTAAAACACAGCGTAGACATAAGTGATAAAGAATCTTATGTGAAAGTAAATATTGAAATAGAAGGTCAAAAACTTTATTTCACGTGCTGTAATTCACGAAATCCGGATTATCCTGTTTCTAATACAAATTACAGCGGATTAGGACTTGCCAATATAAAAAGAAGACTGGAGCTTTTGTTTAATGATACCCATCATTTGGAAATAACTTCAAAAGAAAAAGAATATATAATTAATTTAATTATTCCTGTATGA
- a CDS encoding class I SAM-dependent methyltransferase, translating into MTDTWLDRWNERYSSDEFAYGIHPNNYLKVQLEKLNPKNILFPAEGEGRNAVFAAKLGWKVAAFDISEEGKNKALQLAKDNNVQIDYQVGELETLDFHTEQFSCIALIYAHFPADIKSSIHKMLNQYLLEGGIIIFEAFSKNHLDYVLKNEKVGGPKDIDSLFSIEEIKSDFENYEILELEETEIELNEGLFHNGTGSVIRFVGKKK; encoded by the coding sequence ATGACCGACACCTGGCTAGACAGATGGAATGAAAGATACAGCAGTGATGAATTTGCATATGGAATACACCCCAACAATTATTTAAAAGTACAGTTAGAAAAATTAAATCCTAAAAACATACTTTTTCCAGCTGAAGGAGAAGGACGTAACGCTGTTTTTGCGGCTAAGCTTGGCTGGAAAGTTGCTGCATTTGATATCAGTGAAGAAGGAAAAAATAAAGCTTTACAGCTTGCAAAAGACAATAATGTACAGATTGATTATCAAGTGGGTGAGCTGGAAACATTAGATTTCCATACAGAACAGTTTAGTTGTATTGCCCTTATTTACGCTCATTTTCCTGCCGATATTAAATCTTCAATTCATAAAATGCTCAACCAATATTTACTTGAAGGCGGTATTATTATTTTTGAAGCCTTCAGTAAAAATCATCTTGACTATGTGTTGAAGAATGAAAAAGTAGGCGGACCGAAGGATATCGATTCGTTATTCTCTATTGAAGAAATAAAATCAGATTTTGAAAATTATGAGATTCTGGAGTTAGAAGAAACGGAAATAGAACTTAATGAAGGATTATTTCATAATGGAACGGGTTCCGTTATCAGATTTGTAGGAAAGAAAAAGTAA
- a CDS encoding SPFH domain-containing protein: protein MAYLGIIIFIGLVTLFASFFTVKQETAAIVERLGKFHSVRHAGLQLKIPYLDKISKRMNLRIQQLDVMIDTKTLDNVFVKMKISVQFQVIRTQVADAFYRLESPHDQITSYVFDVVRAEVPKLKLDDVFLKKDDIAIAVKAELQEAMQSYGYDIIKALVTDIDPDEQVKHAMNRINAAEREKTAAEYESEAQRIRIVAVAKAEAESKKLQGQGIADQRREIAKGLEESVRMLNNVDINSHEASALIVVTQHYDTLHSVGANNRSNLVLLPNSPTAASGMLNDLVAAMTAANTVTESSKGKYPPPPKDHEH, encoded by the coding sequence ATGGCATATTTAGGCATTATCATTTTTATAGGACTTGTTACCCTGTTTGCTTCATTTTTTACGGTGAAGCAGGAGACCGCAGCAATTGTAGAACGTTTAGGAAAGTTCCACTCAGTCCGTCATGCAGGGCTGCAGCTGAAAATTCCTTATTTAGATAAAATTTCTAAAAGAATGAATCTTAGAATTCAGCAGCTGGATGTAATGATTGATACGAAAACACTGGATAATGTTTTTGTAAAAATGAAAATTTCTGTTCAGTTTCAGGTGATCAGAACTCAGGTGGCTGATGCTTTTTATAGATTGGAAAGTCCGCATGACCAGATCACTTCTTATGTTTTTGACGTAGTAAGAGCAGAGGTTCCGAAATTAAAATTAGATGATGTTTTCTTAAAAAAAGATGATATTGCGATTGCTGTAAAAGCAGAACTTCAGGAAGCCATGCAGAGTTATGGATATGATATTATTAAAGCTTTGGTTACCGATATTGATCCGGATGAGCAGGTAAAACATGCGATGAACAGAATTAATGCTGCTGAAAGAGAAAAGACAGCCGCAGAATATGAATCTGAAGCGCAGAGGATAAGAATTGTAGCCGTTGCAAAAGCTGAAGCTGAATCTAAAAAACTGCAGGGACAGGGGATTGCAGATCAAAGAAGAGAAATTGCCAAAGGGCTGGAAGAATCTGTAAGAATGCTGAATAATGTAGATATCAATTCTCATGAAGCATCAGCGCTGATCGTTGTTACCCAGCATTATGATACCTTGCATTCTGTGGGTGCTAATAACAGAAGTAATTTAGTTCTGCTTCCGAATTCTCCAACGGCAGCAAGCGGAATGCTGAATGATCTGGTAGCTGCGATGACGGCAGCCAATACAGTAACAGAGTCTTCTAAAGGAAAATATCCGCCGCCGCCGAAAGACCACGAACATTAA
- a CDS encoding LytTR family DNA-binding domain-containing protein, with product MTCIIVDDEPLARAEMRSLIGEVSKIEILGEFSNAPSALDFIKANEVDLIFLDIEMPLVTGLEFAAVLPQQTLVIFTTAYSQYALKSYELDAIDYLLKPIEKSRLEKAVNKAVLYKQLLSQDTIKNTIESNTNDFLFIKADRRYYKINFTDIKFIEGLKDYVVIHTQHQKLITAMNLKTIHQKIPSDSFLRVSKSYVVNINYIDSFDNHNIYIGDSEIPLGEVYKSAFFTRYSGGSLTTEI from the coding sequence ATGACCTGTATTATAGTAGATGACGAACCTTTAGCCAGAGCAGAAATGCGTTCGTTGATCGGTGAAGTTTCAAAAATTGAAATTCTTGGTGAATTTTCCAATGCACCTTCAGCACTTGATTTTATTAAGGCTAATGAAGTTGACCTTATTTTTCTTGATATCGAAATGCCTTTGGTAACAGGATTAGAATTTGCGGCAGTGCTTCCACAGCAGACTCTTGTAATTTTTACTACAGCTTATTCTCAATACGCCCTGAAAAGTTATGAGCTGGATGCGATAGATTATTTACTAAAACCTATTGAGAAATCCCGCCTGGAAAAAGCGGTGAATAAAGCTGTGCTGTATAAACAGCTCCTGTCTCAGGATACTATAAAAAATACAATCGAATCTAATACAAACGATTTTTTGTTTATAAAAGCCGACAGAAGATATTATAAGATCAATTTTACTGATATTAAATTTATTGAAGGCTTAAAAGATTATGTAGTGATCCATACCCAGCATCAAAAGCTGATCACGGCAATGAATTTAAAAACGATACACCAAAAAATCCCATCGGATTCTTTTCTGCGGGTAAGCAAATCTTATGTAGTTAATATCAACTATATTGATTCATTCGATAACCACAATATTTACATAGGGGATTCTGAAATTCCTTTGGGAGAGGTTTATAAAAGTGCATTTTTTACAAGATATTCAGGCGGATCGCTTACTACTGAAATATAA
- a CDS encoding DapH/DapD/GlmU-related protein: MIKINDFIENFSDFNLSTVLQPWDIINELDQLLDKKFSDLNDDYEISGDTAIHKTAVIEQNVIFKGRIIIDENAFIGANAYLRGPVYIGKNVKIGPGSEIKQSIIFDDTAVAHFNYIGNSIIGKRINFEAGSICANHYNERKDKKITVLVNDQIIKTNTTKFGSLVGDDSRIGANAVLSPGTILSKESIVKRLELIEQIKPNSQGLV; this comes from the coding sequence ATGATCAAGATCAACGATTTTATTGAAAACTTTTCTGATTTCAATTTAAGTACAGTCCTGCAGCCCTGGGACATCATCAATGAACTAGATCAGCTTTTGGATAAAAAGTTCTCTGATCTTAATGATGATTATGAAATCTCAGGTGATACGGCTATTCATAAAACAGCTGTTATAGAACAAAATGTTATTTTCAAAGGCCGGATTATTATTGATGAAAATGCTTTTATTGGAGCGAATGCTTACTTAAGAGGGCCTGTTTATATTGGAAAGAATGTAAAAATAGGTCCGGGAAGTGAAATTAAACAGAGTATTATTTTTGATGATACAGCTGTGGCTCATTTTAATTATATAGGAAACAGTATTATTGGAAAGAGAATCAACTTTGAAGCTGGTTCCATCTGCGCCAATCATTACAATGAAAGAAAAGACAAAAAAATAACTGTTCTTGTTAATGATCAAATTATAAAAACCAATACCACAAAATTCGGTTCTTTAGTGGGTGATGATTCAAGAATTGGTGCAAATGCTGTTTTATCGCCTGGAACCATACTGTCAAAAGAGAGCATTGTAAAAAGATTAGAATTGATAGAACAGATAAAACCAAACAGCCAGGGCCTTGTTTAA
- a CDS encoding DNA-formamidopyrimidine glycosylase family protein has translation MPEGPSILLMKEDLRKFTGQKVTDTAGNAKFDKEPLEGKTLLEIKTFGKQTYLVFDEMSVRIHLLMFGSYSIDEQTKPDSSLRLALHFKTGAMYFYTCSVKMVDHEFLTAIDWEADIMSDIWDPKKAEKKLKLKPQMMACDALMNQDIFSGVGNIIKNEVLFRIGVQPESLIGNLPPKKLKELITEARNYSFDFLKWKKEFVLKKHWLVHTKAICPICGEKLVKKQTGIGKRRSFYCEKDQKLY, from the coding sequence ATGCCTGAAGGACCATCCATACTATTAATGAAAGAAGACCTGCGGAAATTTACAGGCCAAAAAGTGACTGATACTGCTGGAAATGCAAAATTTGACAAGGAACCTTTAGAAGGAAAAACCTTACTTGAGATCAAAACATTCGGCAAGCAGACCTATCTTGTTTTTGATGAAATGAGCGTCAGGATCCATTTATTAATGTTTGGATCTTACAGCATTGATGAGCAGACAAAGCCAGACAGCAGTCTGCGCCTGGCATTGCATTTCAAAACAGGAGCGATGTATTTTTATACATGTTCTGTGAAAATGGTCGATCATGAATTTTTAACTGCAATAGATTGGGAAGCTGATATTATGAGTGACATATGGGATCCTAAAAAGGCTGAAAAAAAATTGAAATTAAAACCTCAAATGATGGCCTGCGATGCTTTAATGAATCAGGATATTTTTTCAGGAGTCGGCAACATTATCAAAAATGAAGTTCTCTTCAGAATTGGAGTGCAGCCTGAAAGCCTTATTGGAAATCTTCCGCCCAAAAAACTGAAAGAACTGATTACCGAAGCCAGGAATTACAGTTTTGACTTTCTGAAATGGAAAAAAGAATTTGTCTTAAAAAAACACTGGCTGGTGCATACTAAAGCCATATGCCCTATATGCGGTGAAAAACTCGTTAAAAAGCAGACCGGGATTGGAAAAAGAAGAAGTTTCTATTGTGAAAAAGATCAAAAACTTTATTAA
- a CDS encoding DUF962 domain-containing protein, with amino-acid sequence MSERIKTYQEFYQFYLTEHSKTGTRIFHFIGTLLVFAVAAYVISSGKERFLWYIPIFGYGFAWFSHAVIEKNRPATFKYPLWSLISDFRLFFELLIGRQKFKA; translated from the coding sequence ATGTCTGAAAGAATAAAAACATACCAAGAATTTTATCAGTTCTATCTTACTGAACATAGTAAAACGGGAACACGAATCTTCCACTTTATAGGAACACTGCTTGTATTTGCAGTGGCTGCTTACGTAATCAGCTCCGGAAAAGAAAGATTTCTATGGTATATTCCTATTTTCGGGTATGGATTTGCCTGGTTCAGCCATGCTGTCATTGAAAAAAACAGACCTGCAACTTTTAAATATCCTTTGTGGTCTTTAATTTCAGATTTCAGGTTGTTTTTTGAACTGCTGATCGGCAGGCAGAAATTCAAAGCTTAA
- a CDS encoding multidrug efflux SMR transporter, with protein MGRSYIYLILAIVFEIIATTFLKKSEEFTKLIPSIVTVIGYAAAFYFLSLTLRQIPVGITYAIWSGVGIIFITVIGIVAFKQIPDLPALIGIALIVIGVIIINVFSKMGTH; from the coding sequence ATGGGACGTAGTTATATTTATCTTATTTTAGCTATTGTTTTTGAAATCATAGCCACTACTTTTCTGAAAAAATCAGAGGAGTTTACAAAACTTATTCCATCTATAGTTACGGTAATTGGATATGCTGCCGCATTTTATTTTCTGAGTCTTACACTCCGGCAGATTCCTGTTGGAATTACTTACGCCATCTGGTCTGGAGTCGGGATTATTTTTATTACAGTTATAGGAATTGTTGCATTCAAGCAGATTCCGGATTTACCAGCACTTATAGGGATTGCATTAATCGTTATCGGCGTAATTATTATTAATGTTTTCTCGAAAATGGGAACACATTAG
- the dgt gene encoding dGTP triphosphohydrolase — MNLNEIFTNQRTGNNPNTIASRTDFQRDFDRIIFSSAFRRLQNKTQVFPLPGSVFVHNRLTHSLEVSSVGRSLGSIIGEFISDNFKNDLTEDAKSFYLHNLGNVIAAACLCHDVGNPAFGHSGEDAIASYFEKNEKDLKTKFSEKEWADLVNFEGNANAIRVLAHKQQGKDEGGAQLTLTTLASIAKYPCEAIAKKKGIIHRKKFGFFQNEKETFLEIAKGTHLISESNEPYIFKRHPFVWLVEAADDICYNIIDMEDAHRLGIVSTADCENLFFELIKSENQDTKRVEQKLTSISNDNERISYLRAKVINALINKSIETYKLHFNTILEGNLDKAMLDIFKSENKTLQDIESFSIEKIYNHKAVVEIENAGYNVMYELLDHFIPSILKSKEDRKSYDKMALKLLPNQFVYEDGTDYQKILGVIDFVSGMTDNFATDLYRKIKGIDIGMTM, encoded by the coding sequence ATGAATTTAAACGAGATTTTCACGAATCAGCGTACGGGAAATAATCCAAATACTATAGCTTCAAGAACAGATTTTCAGAGAGATTTTGACAGGATCATCTTTTCATCAGCGTTTAGAAGACTGCAGAATAAAACACAGGTTTTTCCGCTTCCGGGAAGTGTTTTTGTGCATAACCGTCTGACGCACTCTTTAGAAGTCTCATCAGTGGGAAGAAGTCTGGGAAGTATTATTGGAGAATTTATTTCGGATAATTTTAAAAATGATCTTACGGAGGATGCCAAAAGTTTTTACCTTCATAATTTAGGAAATGTAATTGCCGCGGCGTGTTTGTGCCATGATGTAGGAAATCCTGCTTTTGGACATTCCGGAGAAGATGCTATCGCTAGCTATTTCGAAAAAAATGAAAAAGATCTGAAAACTAAATTTTCAGAAAAAGAATGGGCTGATCTGGTGAATTTTGAAGGAAACGCGAATGCCATACGGGTTTTAGCCCACAAACAGCAGGGGAAGGATGAAGGAGGAGCACAGCTTACACTGACGACGCTGGCAAGTATCGCGAAATATCCTTGTGAAGCAATTGCAAAGAAAAAAGGAATTATCCATAGAAAGAAATTCGGGTTCTTTCAAAACGAAAAAGAAACATTTTTAGAAATTGCCAAAGGAACTCATCTTATTTCTGAAAGCAATGAACCCTATATTTTTAAAAGACATCCGTTTGTATGGCTTGTAGAAGCAGCGGATGACATCTGCTATAATATTATCGATATGGAAGATGCCCACAGACTGGGAATCGTTTCTACGGCAGACTGCGAGAATTTATTTTTTGAATTAATAAAATCTGAAAATCAAGATACCAAAAGAGTAGAGCAGAAGCTGACTTCTATTTCCAATGATAACGAAAGAATTTCTTATTTAAGAGCCAAAGTAATCAATGCCCTGATCAATAAATCCATTGAAACGTATAAACTTCATTTCAATACTATTTTAGAAGGAAATTTAGACAAAGCTATGCTTGATATTTTTAAATCTGAAAATAAGACACTTCAGGATATTGAAAGCTTTTCGATCGAGAAAATTTACAACCATAAAGCGGTGGTAGAAATTGAAAATGCAGGCTATAATGTAATGTATGAATTGCTGGACCACTTTATTCCTTCTATTTTAAAATCAAAAGAAGACAGGAAATCTTATGATAAAATGGCATTGAAACTTCTTCCGAACCAATTTGTATATGAAGACGGAACCGATTATCAAAAGATTCTCGGAGTTATAGATTTTGTTTCAGGAATGACGGACAATTTTGCAACTGATCTTTATAGAAAAATAAAAGGAATCGATATCGGAATGACGATGTAA
- a CDS encoding DUF4377 domain-containing protein, translated as MKIITTILKGALPILAVFTMTQCTTASAASSDNEKTFIVGPQTADCTGVAPMKCLQVKEKASENWTNFYTNIDGFTYEPGYEYVLKVKTEKIANPPADGSSIKYTLIKQVSKTKK; from the coding sequence ATGAAAATTATTACAACAATTTTAAAAGGAGCACTTCCTATTTTAGCCGTATTTACAATGACACAGTGTACAACTGCCTCTGCAGCGTCCAGTGACAATGAAAAAACGTTTATTGTAGGACCTCAGACTGCAGACTGTACAGGTGTAGCACCGATGAAATGTCTTCAGGTGAAGGAAAAGGCTTCAGAAAACTGGACTAATTTCTATACTAATATAGATGGATTTACTTATGAACCGGGATATGAATATGTATTAAAAGTAAAAACTGAAAAAATTGCTAATCCGCCGGCAGATGGATCTTCAATTAAATACACATTGATAAAACAAGTTTCTAAAACTAAGAAATAA
- a CDS encoding glycosyltransferase — MPIPKQIFQTFKSKKLPWLTQLHIWNMKRKNREYSYHFYDDHDIEKFITDEFPPEYIENYNKLTIGAAKADFFRYAVLYKKGGIYLDIDSAVTKPLKYLINEEDEAVISIERHAGLYVQWALIFNKNHPFLKKTLELMIDNIKTHRYPHNIHATTGPTVFSNAIDTSLKENPAIAYTLFDGIEFRGYLKFKYKLGKFFLYEKRAEHWKQKQITQDIIKNPNQITLLLIIQAVIGLFI; from the coding sequence ATGCCTATACCTAAACAAATATTTCAAACTTTCAAATCCAAAAAGCTTCCCTGGCTTACTCAATTGCATATTTGGAATATGAAAAGGAAAAACCGAGAATATTCTTATCATTTTTATGACGATCATGATATCGAAAAATTTATAACTGATGAATTTCCGCCTGAGTATATAGAAAATTATAATAAGCTGACCATTGGTGCAGCAAAAGCAGACTTTTTCAGATATGCTGTTTTATATAAAAAAGGAGGAATCTACTTAGATATCGACAGTGCTGTTACGAAGCCATTAAAATATCTCATCAATGAAGAGGATGAAGCAGTTATCAGTATAGAAAGACATGCTGGCTTATACGTACAATGGGCACTTATCTTTAATAAAAATCATCCTTTTTTGAAAAAAACATTAGAATTGATGATTGATAATATAAAAACACACCGCTATCCTCATAACATCCATGCAACTACAGGGCCTACTGTGTTTAGTAATGCAATCGATACCTCTTTAAAAGAAAACCCGGCTATCGCATACACATTATTTGATGGGATTGAGTTTCGCGGCTATTTAAAATTCAAATATAAATTGGGGAAATTTTTTCTGTATGAAAAGAGAGCTGAACATTGGAAACAAAAACAAATAACACAGGATATTATTAAAAATCCAAATCAAATAACACTCCTCCTCATTATACAAGCTGTTATCGGATTATTTATTTAA
- a CDS encoding amino acid permease, whose product MNQLFRRKNYSETDTSTNLLRVLGVWDIVFFGIAAIIGAGSFSSLGEAVFRGGPGVILLYLICGFACGFTALCYAEFASRIPTAGSAYTYAYASFGELIAWIIGWALIMEYSFGNIYVAFSWSDYFTSFLERLGMHIPDYLTCSYTEAKKAFMSGSENKDLLNAWKSAPLIGSLKFIVDVPALVINGLITWLCYVGVKESKNFNNSLVILKLAVIVLVILVGFSYINTDNWTPLNPETGVTSFMPNGFAGVMSAVSGVFFAYIGFDALSVLSEETKDPQKTLPKGMIISLVLCTVVYIALTLVLTGMVDYRKFDGIGDPLSFIFEKSNANVAWMELVVSFVAIVAITTVLLVFQMGQPRIWYAMSRDGLMPQKFQTVHPKYRTPSFATIVTGIVVGVPILFTDKTFILDFTSIGTIFAFVLVCAGVLMLPAKQKIKGRFHLPYINGKIIFPVIFIGGLIAFYYWQPEFFTTLMDWKDPKQGEFRASIFFFIVVNLVLCIVTFIKNFSLIPLIGLSSCLYLLTGMSHENWFWFGMWFAVGLVIYFCYGYRNSKLHKK is encoded by the coding sequence ATGAATCAACTTTTCAGAAGGAAAAACTACTCCGAAACTGACACATCTACAAATCTTTTAAGAGTTTTAGGCGTATGGGACATCGTATTTTTTGGTATTGCAGCTATTATTGGAGCAGGGAGTTTCAGCAGTTTGGGAGAAGCTGTTTTTAGAGGAGGCCCAGGAGTTATTCTACTATATTTGATCTGCGGTTTTGCCTGCGGATTCACGGCACTATGCTATGCTGAATTTGCCAGCAGAATACCTACTGCAGGTTCTGCTTATACTTATGCTTATGCGAGTTTCGGAGAATTGATAGCCTGGATTATAGGCTGGGCATTAATCATGGAATATTCTTTTGGAAATATTTACGTAGCTTTTTCTTGGTCTGATTATTTCACCAGTTTTCTGGAGCGTCTTGGCATGCATATTCCGGATTATCTGACGTGCAGTTATACCGAAGCTAAAAAGGCTTTCATGAGCGGTTCTGAAAATAAAGACCTGCTAAATGCCTGGAAATCGGCACCTTTAATCGGAAGTTTAAAATTCATTGTAGACGTACCGGCATTAGTGATCAACGGACTTATCACATGGCTTTGTTATGTAGGAGTAAAGGAAAGTAAAAACTTTAACAACTCACTGGTTATCCTGAAACTGGCTGTAATCGTTTTAGTAATTCTGGTAGGTTTTTCATATATCAATACTGATAACTGGACTCCTCTAAATCCTGAAACCGGAGTCACTTCCTTTATGCCGAACGGCTTTGCAGGAGTGATGAGTGCTGTTTCCGGAGTTTTCTTTGCTTATATCGGGTTTGATGCCTTAAGCGTTCTGTCTGAAGAAACTAAAGATCCTCAAAAAACCCTTCCGAAAGGAATGATTATCTCACTTGTGCTTTGTACCGTAGTTTATATTGCATTAACATTAGTGCTGACGGGAATGGTAGATTACAGAAAATTTGACGGAATCGGTGATCCGCTTTCATTTATTTTTGAAAAATCAAATGCCAATGTTGCATGGATGGAACTTGTAGTTTCTTTTGTAGCGATTGTAGCGATTACCACCGTTCTTTTAGTTTTCCAGATGGGACAGCCTAGAATCTGGTATGCCATGAGCCGTGACGGATTAATGCCTCAAAAATTTCAGACTGTACATCCAAAATATAGAACGCCTTCATTTGCAACGATTGTCACAGGTATTGTAGTAGGTGTTCCTATTTTATTTACGGATAAAACATTCATTCTTGACTTTACCAGTATCGGGACTATTTTCGCTTTTGTTTTAGTTTGTGCCGGAGTTTTAATGCTTCCTGCAAAACAAAAAATAAAAGGCCGATTCCACCTTCCTTATATTAATGGAAAAATCATCTTTCCGGTTATCTTTATCGGCGGACTGATCGCTTTCTATTACTGGCAGCCTGAGTTTTTCACTACTCTAATGGATTGGAAAGATCCTAAACAGGGTGAGTTCAGGGCTTCTATCTTCTTCTTCATTGTGGTGAATTTAGTCTTGTGTATCGTTACTTTTATAAAAAACTTTTCTTTAATTCCATTAATCGGATTAAGCTCATGTCTATATCTCCTGACGGGAATGAGCCATGAAAACTGGTTCTGGTTCGGAATGTGGTTTGCGGTAGGATTAGTTATTTATTTCTGCTATGGGTACAGAAACAGCAAACTTCATAAAAAATAA